The DNA region tcttaaatatgactAATACATCATGCAGTGAGtaatatttaagaagaaaatgggCTTTATTATAAGAGTTCCCTAACTAAAATTACTGAATTctgtagaaaaatattttgttattcatGGCTTATTAAGGTAAATTGTGAAAGAACTTGGTTCACCATGActttccatttatatttcatgAATAAACCTTTCAGGCCCAAAGACTTTCCTCAAAGCAGCCTTCATCTCCTTGTTCCTGAGGCTATAAATAAGAGGATTACAGAAGGGTGTTATCACAGCGTAAAACAATGTCAcaattttttgcattttctctggGTGTCCTGAACCAGGACTAACATACATTACCATAACAGAGCCAAAAAATAGGATAACCACAGCCAGATGAGACGCACAAGTGGAGAAAGCTTTGTGTTTGCTTGCAGCTGAGGGCATCTGTAAAACAGTCAGAATCACCAGAGCATAGGAACAAAGGATAAAGAGAAAGGTGCCAGTCATAAAAATAGCATTGAAAGTAGAGTAAACAAGCTGTGTGGTGGTATCTTCAGAACAGGACAGGGTCATCAAAGGTACAGGATCACACATGAAATGGTTGATGATATTTGGGCCACAATAGGGCAACTGTGAAATGAGAACAACTGGGGTTAGGAAGAGGATGAAGCCACATGACCACCCAAAGATGACAAGGTCAGTGCACAGCTCTTTGGTCATGATGCGTGGATAATGCAGAGGACGGCAGATGGCGAGGTACCTGTCAAAGGCCATGATGCAAAGGTAGAAGCCCTCATCACAcccaaaagagaagaagaaatagaactgTGTAAAACAAGCCACAAAAGAGATGGACTTGCTTGTGGAGAGGAAGTTGGCCAACATGTTAGGGACAGTCGTGGTGACATAACATATTTCCAGGAAAGAGAAATTCCCCAGAAAGAtgtacatgggggtgtgaaggCGCTGGTCCCACCGCACAGCGCAGGCTATGGCTGCATTCCCCATCAGAGTCAGAGTGTAGGTGACTGAGAAGAGTCCGAAGAAGAGGAGCTGTATTTCTGGGCTTGAGGGAAAGCCCATGAGGATAAACTGGTTAATAGAGTTGGTGGTTTCTGTTCCAGATACATTCATTAGTCTGGAAGTCATGGAAATGACAACAGTTATTGAAGTTTAATGGAGAATGTTTTTTCCTGGAAATACCAAATTTCTTTGCCATTTATTCGATAAAGTAGCAAACAATAAGGTTTCcgctaacacacacacacacacacacacacacaaatgtgatTTCATATGCTCCCAaagaatattatttcattttaataagacgcacataaataataaaaagaaaaaacatgattTGAGGCAAATGTTAAATAAGCTTAGGATATAGAATTACACATAACAAATGCAAACATCATTTTGATGCCACTTTACCTCTATTTGTATATATCTCATCTGTTTACCATATAGGGTATTTTATGAACAAATTGGCATATGTGAAAGTTCTTTCTAAAGAATTTATTCTAATTAGTTTATTCTAATTAGTCAGAGTGGcaaaaataacaaaggaagtgcAAATCACACATTTCAAATGGCTCTTATTGTGGTCCAGAGCACAGAGAATGTTACTCTTTTCTCACATGGTGTTTTAAAGTGATGATTAGAAGGACTTTCTGGTTCCAGGATATATGACCATTCATAGGAACATACTCAGCACATGCTTGGTATATAAAAAATGCTTTCTCTCTATCCAGTCTGCTGGATTCAGCTTCATCACATGGTTCAAAATTTTGTTACACCCCTATATGAATGTATGATCTAGATATGCCATTTGAGGGTCAACTGACTTTAAGGAAAGCTGCTGATGAAGTGATTCAATTGCTGAATGTGGGTAGACTTGGCCAATTGTGCTGCAAAATCGTTGTAAAGTAGATAAAAGCTTTTTAATTGTGTGTATGTTTCCATATTACTTTCTTTATAGTTGCTTTCTATGcttgcccttttttcttttatacatatATCTGGTACTTTTTAAAGATCCTTCTTAGGCATTTTCTATTGGAACAACCTTGAAACATGCATGTCTTGCTTCACTCACTCCTCGTACAGCTTCCTcagttttttattgttgaatcaTCGTTTAACCTTTGTACATCTTATTCCCTTAAAACCCAACCCTTGGTTGTCACATTTGGCTCCTAAAATGGAAGCACTGCTACTTATATAGTCTCATTGCCTATGGGGTTATTCAGATTGTGTCTATTACATCTGCATGCAACCTGTCCCTTCAGTCTATTCATTGTCCATATTGATCACATCATATCAGTGGCAATGTAGTCTCAATACCATAATTTCTCAAATTATtagaagtttttgtttgtttatttttgttctggTAAACAAAGATTCGACCTTTATCTGTTGTGATTGTATAGTACAATTCATATAAGGCATATTTAGGATTTTTTGTTGTCCTGAGCAATTATTGATTTTCTCAGTTGGGAATGTGTCATCTGGTCTGGATACAGTAAACTTTGTTAGTGACACTTGTCATTCCCAAAcaattctagaaatgaaaaaaagtgccTCCAAGTTGAGAATGTTTGTATTGCACTTATGTACAGATTCTGAGTACTAAATATTCATAAGCgaaaagagaaaaagcataaTATGAATGCTAATGTAAGAGGCAGTTGATATTAACTTTCAAAAATACCCTTACCTGTGGGATGACCACAAATTAATTCTACTGGAccctttttcaaagaaaaaaatcacccagCCACACATCTTAGTGGTTATctaatttctttataaattgttTGATTGATATGTAAaactcattttatattttgtccttTACACTCTGACCTGTATCCTATTTCCTCAGGTCTCTTCTCTCAGCTATCTCAATTCATCGTTTTCACTGATAAAGGGAGTCTAAGAGTGGTATATCAAATTCACATCCAAACTCACCCTGTTTGGCTCTCCTATTTGTTTCTTGAGGATAATAATTGTATAAAGTCACAGTCTAAAGAAGGTCTTATGAATTCAATGAACAAAATGCACACAGATGAATTTTGTCATTTAAAGATGACTTGTTTTACATAAAACCAAAACATATTAAACTTGTGAAACTGAGGGCCTGGGGAAATGATATCCATGgtattaaagatttattatattctctctattgaagaagaagaagaagaaaaagatcatagtattggtagtaaatccACCAGTAATTTATCAATTACAAATTTCAAATGAAATCGTCAGGCCTCTTTGTAAACATTactcaataatattttaaagaggtGTAGAAACTAGATAAAAATATTACCCAAAACTTGGGgaaacagaaattatttttaagcttCTCTGCCTGCATTTTATTCTAATCAAACATTTGCATCTTCCCAGTAAATCCATTCATGCAGAAAATCCTGCACTTATTGCAATATAGTATACAATTCTATATATTGGATATGTGTCTAGAAGAAAGGTCACAGAGGAGAATTAACATATTACCCCACAGGGTGAGAAGCATATGTAGGACTTCTGAAGAATTGGATGATCCAGTTTATAGTCTGCCATGAGTTGCAAAGAGTGAACCTTGAAAGATTTTTTCTCCCCAGCTTCCAAGGTCATATTTATGGTCAAGATGAAAGCGCAGATGAaggtattgtatttatttatatccttGCATCATGGCCTTTTGAGATTTGGGACGCACTCCCCTGATAGCTTTAAAAGAATTTGTTCAAAAGATTAGAACCtttcttgaattttatttatttttaatgaaatcccAATCCTTGCCATTCCCTGAGGAAATGGCATACCTGGATTCTTACCTTCTCTTGTGTTTGTAGTAATCAGGCATTACAAAAGGTTTCTAGGGAATAATTGAAAAGCCAAAGAGCTAGTCTTAATTTCTATAATAAGATCTACCATTAGAGTCCCCATTTCTGTTTTGAAGAGAAATTCTCTGTCCAAATATTCTCAAATTTGTTGTGTAGAGATATTTTAGTTGCACTTTTATGACAGTCACcagaaaaatgacatttttaagaGCTACAAtgtgataaagaaaataagaggggaagcaggtttggctcaaaggatagaacatctgcctaccacatgggaggtccagggttcaaacccaaggcctcctgacccgtgtgacaagctggcctatgtgcagtgctgatgtctgcaaggagtgccatgccacccaggggtgtatcctgcataggggaaccccatgtgcaaggagtgcgccccatatggagagctgcgaaaaaagtgcagcctgcccaggagtggcgccgcacacatggagagctgacacagcaagatgatgcaacaaaaacgagacatagattcccagtgctgctgacaaggatataagtggacacagaagaacatataggaAATGGACCCAGAAAgtagacaactggtgggggggagggcggaggagagaaataaaaatttttaaaaagcctttaaaaaataagagaaaaaagtacaaaaaaagacaaaaaaacaacaaaaaatataaaagagctATACTGTGTAGggttattcaacaaacattgagTGCTTGACAGATACTGGGGATATAGTGGTAAAACAAAAAATTCCTGCTTACATAAAAATTACACTGGAAGGAcaacagaaagtaaaaaaaaattagtaagtataaaagtaatttataatttttttcatttgagaaaaatgaagtatGGGAATGAATGGAACACTGGAATTGAGGGCAGGCCTTGcagttttaaataaagttttacggAAAGCCTAACATAGATTTTAACATTTGAGCATAGATTTAAAAAAGTGAAGGAACAATCCATGAAGGTTTTGAGAAAGTATTATTTCTTAGAAGGAGCAACTACTGTTAGGAACCAGACTATGCTTGTAGTGTTAGGAGAAGAACAAGGAGGCCAGTTTGCTGGAACACGGTGAATTTAGGAGATAAGTCTTTCTTGACATCAGTCCTATTTCCTCCATATCATGTTTGAATAACAACTGGATTTCATTGTAGTCTTCAAGTTTCGCATTTTGAAGTTTTCCAGATATTAATCTTAATTGGTTCTCCTAAGTAATACATTAGAATTTAGTCCACATCTTCATAAAGCATCCTCCAGAACAGTTATGATTTTTCTGATAACAATAATACTGACTCTGTGCAATATGAATTCTgaactatattttaaattacagaGAGTTtcaatgacatacttcaatacaGAAAACAATATAAGCAGCTGCTAGGTTTAATATATAGGCCTTATTTTTAATTCATGGGAGTGACAGATTTAAAAATTCCTTGTTTCTAATGATGGAAGATAACCTGGTGGAAAGCAAGAGAATGAGGGTCCCCACAACAGTTTCTCATGACTCTGTATTAGACAATGCTGCATTTTATCCTTCTACTATCAGTGCCTATTTACTGCTCAtgattcaataaatttttaaacttattttattgaagtttatcattcatacatgaacatccataaacaataagtgtatagtacaagttgtgaatttacaaaacaaacatgcataacatcaaacaGGGCTCCCACACATAACTCACTATGAAcaatttgcattgttgtgaaacaattgttgcAAACTATAAAAGAGAATCGTCAAAACATTGCTAATAACTATAACCAATATCTTATACTTGTGTActtctccccaacccaccctgttaatgacaccctgtattagtattatatacttatattagtattaataacttttttatagttaatgagagaatgttctcatatttgttctgttaaccactccatcttccaccacaggattcattgtgttatacattcccatgtttGGTACAATCCATTTAAGGtttacactcagtggctctcattttcatcacagaattgtgctgacATCACCTCGGTCGACTTTAGAATGttgtcattactccaaaaggaaaattcccatGCCTCCTTATACCACTCTATACTTGTATCTTAGAATTAATATAATAACATCATtgctattgctgcaaaaatattgcaatattactgttaactataatccataagttaaaattagttgtaattttcccatgtgtaacagtttgatatagttatgaattccaaaaatagatattatgtttgcaatctggtctgtacctaggtgtgattaagttatgattagggctttgattgggccacatcattagggtgttgagtcccaccCCTTAGTGGTGAGGACTCCaaggtaaaagacatggcaaaggacagagttgagggtttttgatgttggaattttgatgttggagtttgatgctgaagccttaagctggagcc from Dasypus novemcinctus isolate mDasNov1 chromosome 3, mDasNov1.1.hap2, whole genome shotgun sequence includes:
- the LOC101441658 gene encoding olfactory receptor 11G2-like: MNVSGTETTNSINQFILMGFPSSPEIQLLFFGLFSVTYTLTLMGNAAIACAVRWDQRLHTPMYIFLGNFSFLEICYVTTTVPNMLANFLSTSKSISFVACFTQFYFFFSFGCDEGFYLCIMAFDRYLAICRPLHYPRIMTKELCTDLVIFGWSCGFILFLTPVVLISQLPYCGPNIINHFMCDPVPLMTLSCSEDTTTQLVYSTFNAIFMTGTFLFILCSYALVILTVLQMPSAASKHKAFSTCASHLAVVILFFGSVMVMYVSPGSGHPEKMQKIVTLFYAVITPFCNPLIYSLRNKEMKAALRKVFGPERFIHEI